CGTGTCGCCATCGCCAAAGCGGAACGTGCTATCGACCGACAGACAATACTGCCCGCGGCTCTTCGAATCGAGAAAGGCAGTTTGTCCGAAGGCGTCTTGCGTACACGCGCCGCGTGAGCTGCTTGCGACATCGAATTGGCAAGCCAGATCGTTGAGCGCGTCGGAGATCGGCTGCGTGATACTGAAGTCGGGCGGATCAATCGCCGGCACGCCGCCGCCGTCGCAGACCGCGGGGCTACCGTTGCCGAGTGGCTGATTGGCTTGGATCTGCAGATCGGGCCGCCGCGCCGGATTGTCCGGATTGGAGTCGAACAGACGAAACGCCAGGCTCTTGCCTGACGGCCCTGGCGCGGCTTCGACGAAGATCTTGAAGCCGCTGCCGGCGGCTCTGAAATACACCGGCAGCCCGGGCTCGAGGTCGCCGAGCGTCGCGGCGAGCTTGCCGTCGGCGGTGGCGATGCCGAACAACGTGATGCGCGGACCGGGAGCCGGCACGGGGGTCGGCGCTGGGCGCAGCAGATTCTGCAGGGCGATCAAATCGGCCGCGTTGATCAGCCCATCGTCGTTCGCGTCCGCACCAGCGCACGCGTCATCGACCTCCGTGAAGATGCGCAAGACTGTTTCGGGCAAATCGGCGTCGGTGAGCGCGCCGTCGCAGTTGGCGTCGCCCAGCATGGTCGCGGTCGCGGCGAACGGCAACAACCACAATCCAATTCCGAGAAGCACGCCGATCCACCGCCGCATCATGAGGTTCATAAGCAACGGCCGGGACCCTACCGGATGCCAGCGGCGCGCTCAATCGCACAGACTCATGGCTTTTGGCTTGGCGGTGTCGGGGAAGATGAGGACACCGCAGGATGCGGACACCGGCAGAGCCTTCCGGCGAGCCGTTCGGTCTGCGCAGTGCGGCTCGGCAGAAGCCTCGCCCTCCCAATTGTGCACCAGCCGATCGGTAGACCCAGATGGTGAGATCCGACACTACTCGTGTTGCAGGTAATGCGCGCGCACCCACTCCATCGCGGCGGCGTGTGTCGTCAGTCGGCCTTCGAGTTGCGCTTCTTCGACGGCATCGAGAATCTCGCGGAAGCGTGGGCCGGCGTCGAGCCCGAGGGCGAGCAGATCGCGGCCACGGATCAGCGACGGCGGCTTGATCTGCGCTGCGCCGAATTCGGCCTGCTTGGCGCGACAGAACTCGTAGTGGCGCAGGTCCTTGTTGGACGCGAGCGCATCGAGGCGGGCAAGCGCGAGCAGCTCGTTGATGCCGTCGTGGGCGAGGAAGCGCTTCAACGTGCTCACGCGCATGTCGGCGGCGTGAATCAGGCGCAGATGGTTGCTCACCAACCAGGCGACGCGCTCCCACACCTCGCGGCTGCGGCGCAGACGCTGACAGACAGCGACGGCGATGTCCGCACCTTGCTCGCAGTGGCCGTAGAACGTGATGCGATCGTCACGCCGCTGCGCGCACGCCGGCTTGGCGATGTCGTGCAGCAACGCGCCGAGCGCGAGCGTCTCGCTGGGCTGCTCGAGTTCAGCGAGCAGCAGCAGCGTGTGGGTGAAGACATCGCCTTCGGGATGATAGTCGGGCGATTGCTCGACCCCTTTGAGCGCGGCGACCTCGGGCAGCACCATCGGCAGCAGACCGGTGGCATCGAGCAGCTCAAAGCCGCGCCGGGCATTGCCCTCGCACAGGATGCGGACGATCTCGTCGCCGATGCGCTCCAACGCGATATCGCCCAAGTGCGGCGCGGCGTTGCGGATCGCATCGAACGTGGTCGGCTCGATGACGAAGCCGAAGCGGGCCGCGAAGCGGACGGCGCGCAGCATCCGCAGGCGGTCTTCGTAGATGCGCGCCGACGGATCG
This region of Deltaproteobacteria bacterium genomic DNA includes:
- a CDS encoding CCA tRNA nucleotidyltransferase — its product is MSHKEILARSIATRLREAGFTAYLAGGCVRDRLLGHEPNDFDVATDAPAETVQGLFERTVPVGVQFGVVLVVLEGQPFEVATFRADAAYVDGRRPASVRFSSATEDAARRDFTINGMFLDPVTDEVIDYVGGRDDLRAGIIRAIGDPSARIYEDRLRMLRAVRFAARFGFVIEPTTFDAIRNAAPHLGDIALERIGDEIVRILCEGNARRGFELLDATGLLPMVLPEVAALKGVEQSPDYHPEGDVFTHTLLLLAELEQPSETLALGALLHDIAKPACAQRRDDRITFYGHCEQGADIAVAVCQRLRRSREVWERVAWLVSNHLRLIHAADMRVSTLKRFLAHDGINELLALARLDALASNKDLRHYEFCRAKQAEFGAAQIKPPSLIRGRDLLALGLDAGPRFREILDAVEEAQLEGRLTTHAAAMEWVRAHYLQHE